A DNA window from Hordeum vulgare subsp. vulgare chromosome 1H, MorexV3_pseudomolecules_assembly, whole genome shotgun sequence contains the following coding sequences:
- the LOC123452514 gene encoding inactive protein kinase SELMODRAFT_444075-like: protein MASAGEATRAAVVVAARAAPREVPRAAAAWALAHVARPGDAVLILVLMPPPPTTTTAASGKGRLWSFPFFAGGCASAHAAAPAQRSDVSDLCAQMTLTLRDLYDPAKVDLRVRIVAGAGPGSVAAEAKRARASWVVLDRDLKVEETRCMEELRCNIVAVRRSRPKVLRLNLACSTEETRPEPAAPPPQPQPEPSAEETVSVRGHAVTTPSCSPDSETPSGSSTDGAVASSSSVSSSDPGASPLCASPSEEAGTCISLKKKQETEDGGASSVPNSDPGTSPLSASEESDVSLMMKKKEEEESKDLETSSVPNSTDPSNSPLCASETDTSSLKKDSPLCASETDTSSLKKEDTRNADAASVSSLTDPATSPLFASETDGSSPDTETFDDSTGASSAASSRLGTTTTVCASETDSSPLNGEAASLNPQHEETANVISDPDSEASAPTPQTAASAAASPSLQPWMADILQRPGASPRPTPTRRRTPTADALLEKIAKLDLLTEISAVRSRSDLNFRGNVRDVVSLSRTPAPGPPPLCSVCQHKTPVFGKPPRWFSYAELEHATGGFSRANFLAEGGFGSVHRGVLPDGQAIAVKQHRLASSSQGDVEFCSEVEVLSCAQHRNVVMLIGFCVEGKRRLLVYEYICNRSLDTHLYGRHKETLGWAARQKIAVGAARGLRYLHEECRVGCIIHRDMRPNNILVTHDFEPLVGDFGLARWQPDGDMGVETRVIGTFGYLAPEYAQSGQITEKADVYSFGVVLVELVTGRKAVDINRPKGQQFLTEWARPLLEEHAIHELIDPRLEDRFCENEVYCMLHAANLCIRRDPHSRPRMSHVLRILEGDMVVESGGCISAPSSDAGSMSRRMLSDRLHYQEQGSPIRPDSQQRVGGGVNRSLETTLRSAWDADVQGLSNRFWYPSAAADSSSQQPR from the exons ATGGCGAGCGCCGGCGAGGCGACGcgcgcggcggtggtggtggcggcgcggGCCGCGCCCAGGGAGGTGCCCCGGGCAGCGGCCGCGTGGGCGCTGGCGCACGTCGCGCGGCCCGGCGACGCCGTGCTCATCCTCGTCCtcatgccgccgccgccgacgacgacgacCGCAGCCTCCG GTAAAGGAAGGCTGTGGAGCTTTCCCTTCTTCGCGGGGGGCTGCGCCAGCGCCCACGCCGCCGCGCCGGCCCAGCGCTCCGACGTCTCCGACCTCTGCGCCCAGATGACGCTCACCCTCCGCGACCTCTACGACCCCGCCAAG GTGGACCTGAGGGTGCGGATCGTCGCCGGCGCGGGCCCCGGTTCCGTCGCCGCCGAGGCGAAGCGGGCGCGGGCTAGCTGGGTGGTGCTGGACAG GGATCTCAAGGTCGAGGAGACGCGCTGCATGGAGGAGCTCCGGTGCAACATCGTCGCCGTCAGGCGCTCCCGGCCCAAGGTGCTCCGGCTCAACCTCGCCTGCTCCACGGAGGAGACACGGCCGGAGCCGGCAGCTCCCCCGCCGCAGCCCCAGCCCGAGCCGAGTGCTGAAGAGACGGTCTCGGTCAGGGGACACGCCGTGACGACGCCGAGCTGCAGCCCGGACTCAGAGACGCCGTCTGGCAGCAGCACCGACGGCGCcgtagcctcctcctcctccgtgtcCAGCTCTGATCCCGGCGCTTCCCCGTTGTGTGCTTCACCTTCAGAAGAAGCCGGCACCTGCATCTCTCTGAAGAAGAAACAAGAAACAGAGGATGGGGGAGCGTCCTCCGTGCCAAATTCAGACCCAGGCACCTCTCCACTTTCTGCTTCAGAAGAATCAGACGTGTctctgatgatgaagaagaaagaagaagaagaatccaaGGATTTGGAAACATCTTCTGTGCCAAACTCAACAGACCCTTCCAATTCTCCATTGTGTGCTTCAGAAACAGATACAAGCTCTCTGAAGAAAGATTCTCCATTGTGTGCTTCAGAAACAGATACAAGCTCTCTGAAGAAAGAAGACACCAGGAATGCCGATGCAGCCTCTGTGTCAAGCTTAACAGACCCTGCAACCTCTCCATTGTTCGCTTCAGAAACAGATGGCAGCTCACCGGACACCGAAACGTTCGACGATTCCACCGGAgcatcctccgccgcaagctcacGCCTTGGCACTACCACTACAGTTTGTGCTTCAGAAACAGATAGTAGCCCTCTGAATGGAGAAGCAGCCAGTCTTAATCCCCAGCATGAAGAAACTGCCAATGTAATATCTGACCCTGACAGTGAAGCTTCAGCTCCAACTCCTCAGACAGCAGCATCGGCAGCAGCCTCGCCGTCACTCCAGCCATGGATGGCCGACATCCTGCAGAGGCCCGGTGCATCCCCCAGACCAACACCAACCCGTCGAAGAACCCCGACGGCCGACGCGCTGCTGGAGAAGATCGCCAAGCTGGACCTACTGACCGAGATCAGTGCAGTGAGGAGCAGGTCAGACCTCAACTTCAGAGGAAATGTAAGAGACGTCGTATCCCTCTCCCGGACCCCTGCGCCGGGACCGCCGCCGCTCTGCTCGGTGTGCCAACACAAGACGCCGGTGTTCGGGAAGCCGCCGCGGTGGTTCAGCTACGCCGAGCTGGAGCATGCCACCGGTGGCTTCTCCAGAGCAAATTTCTTGGCTGAAGGTGGGTTTGGGTCTGTTCATAGAGGGGTGCTGCCTGACGGCCAGGCCATTGCTGTCAAGCAGCACAGGCTTGCCAGTAGCTCGCAGGGCGACGTCGAGTTCTGCTCCGAGGTGGAGGTGCTCAGCTGCGCGCAGCACCGGAACGTCGTCATGCTCATCGGGTTCTGCGTCGAGGGCAAGAGAAGGTTGCTGGTCTACGAGTACATCTGCAACAGATCACTGGACACTCATCTGTATG GCCGTCACAAGGAGACATTGGGGTGGGCTGCCCGGCAGAAGATCGCGGTCGGCGCCGCCAGGGGGCTGCGGTACCTCCATGAAGAATGCAGGGTTGGCTGCATTATCCACCGCGACATGAGACCGAATAACATCCTCGTCACGCATGATTTCGAGCCACTG GTCGGCGATTTCGGCCTGGCCAGATGGCAACCTGACGGTGACATGGGTGTCGAAACAAGAGTCATCGGCACATTCGG TTATCTGGCGCCTGAATATGCGCAGAGCGGGCAAATTACCGAGAAGGCCGATGTCTACTCATTTGGGGTTGTTCTTGTGGAACTTGTCACTGGACGCAAGGCCGTCGACATTAACAGACCCAAGGGCCAGCAGTTCCTGACTGAATGG GCCCGGCCATTGCTGGAGGAGCACGCGATCCACGAGCTCATCGACCCGCGCCTCGAGGACCGCTTCTGCGAGAACGAGGTCTACTGCATGCTCCATGCAGCAAACCTCTGCATAAGGCGCGACCCGCATTCGAGGCCGCGAATGTCCCAT GTTCTCCGCATCCTGGAGGGCGACATGGTGGTGGAGTCCGGTGGCTGCATTTCCGCCCCGAGCAGCGATGCCGGGAGCATGAGCCGCCGCATGCTCAGCGACCGGCTGCATTACCAGGAGCAGGGCAGCCCGATCCGGCCCGATTCGCAGCAGCGTGTCGGCGGCGGGGTGAACCGCTCCCTTGAGACCACCCTGAGGAGCGCCTGGGATGCTGATGTGCAGGGCCTGTCTAACAGGTTCTGGTACCCTTCAGCAGCTGCAGACAGCAGCAGCCAACAGCCAAGATGA